In the Ornithodoros turicata isolate Travis chromosome 5, ASM3712646v1, whole genome shotgun sequence genome, ttttttttaaaccactTTCACAGGGAACTATCTTTTCTGTTACATTCAAACTATCATGCCGCAAATATAGGCAATGTTATTTCAGTGTACCTTTAATATGAATATAACGTTCGAGCATCGGAATCATTGTCACATCGCATCATAAACTTTGTGTCAACAACCACTCAACAACATACATCTAGTTTCGCTTTTAGCCCGTATGTGTTCCCAATGTGAACAaagtgttgattgattgattttcgATGACGACCCTCATGGAGCCGTGAATTGATATATATAGTTTTCAGCTCTGTATAGTTCAGCTCTGTATCTGTTTTTTAGATATATTTTTCTCCGCTGGACCCGATCTGGATCAGCACGATCTAGATCAGCTCTGTGGGTTTTGTCTACATCTATCGGACTCTTGTTGAGGGGCAAGAAGACCTGGCCTCTACACATAATCTATGTTTCAGAGGAATCTATGCCCCTCTTTCGGTGCGTGTCACATACCCTTTCCTTGGACAACCAGATCACGCTAATCCAGATCACGCGCGTCTTCGCTTACAAAAGAGTGCTCTGGAGGCTACGATGGAATCATTGTTTTCTCTTAAATAACGCCACAGGACGTGGTATTGGGGTAATCGATTTCATCAAAAGATGATGTTgcctttattattattgttattagtTATTATTACTACATTATCGTGACCGTTCCGCTCACTTGACCAGTGTTGCTAAGCGAAATGTTAAACAAGATCATCTCAGCAATGTGCTTTTTTGAACCAGCAGGTGGCTGGTGCTCGAAGAGCAGTCTGGTAACAGTGGTTGGCCCAGCCGTCTTCGCCCTCAACTTCGTCCGTCGTCAGCGCCTGAAAGGTTCCATATGGTCGTCGTCTTTCACATCTTCGTCTTCGTCGAAAAGTTGCCTCTGATTCCTGAGTTGCGCAGGGACGAAGACCTTGTCGTAGAGGCTGTGGTCCCGAAGGTATTGTAGGAGATTCGCCTGGAATTCATTGCATGGTACGTTAAAGTGGTTGCAACACTTTCATATTTGTGCTTCATAACATCATTCATGCGAAATGATTCagcaaaaataattatttttctacgtgtctCAGTTGGGGAGATACAAATCATCCAAGAAAGCTCTCAATGGCCTTTTAAGAAtatgtactttttcttttttccctcaCTTTCAGTTCCGGaataactacactcttaaaaatgaacttcaccacatagcacgctcctagccaaccatcatcccgaatgacaacgttcttgcccctgatttgttgaaaacgggaggaggagcctattttatggccattatgcacggcacaaaataggctcctcctcctgttttcaacaaatcaggggcgagaacgttgtcaatcgggatggtggttggctaggagcgtgctatgtggtgaagttcatttttaagagtgtagataatAGATTCTGGAAGATCGACAGGTGGTACCGTGTCAATATTCTTCAATGCGCTGCTTGAAACCCTTGTCTGAACTCTGGAGCTACCCGCAACTTCCCCTACCTGCAGTGTCGCCTACTAGAATGGAACTCGAAGGGGCCTATGGGCAAACGCAACTACAAAGTACGAAATATACCGTCCATATCTCCGAGCCTGCTCTTATGGTCTACTGTATTACTGGGCTGGGCGACACAGTCGGTAGGGGCTACTTGCGTTCCAAATTTCCGTCGTTTCGAAAGCAGCATATCTGGTCAAAATCTGACTACGCTTCAAACCTCGAGTATCACTTTTACCAACTTCCTTGGACAATTCAGAAGTGTTCCGattttttaatttaattttaagGTTGTCATTTGACTCTCCCCgcctccttttttatttttcatctcAGCTCTATCTTTCTCTTAAAAGCTAAAAGAGCGTAGATATATGAAGGCGATAGCTGATCCTAGAGGCTCAGAACACAACAATGATATTCTCTTTGTTTCGCCAAACTCTCTTTCGATCTGTTATCTCGTCCTCCCCAACTGAAGAGATTAAATTGATGAACGAAGTGGGGGATACCAGCTGTGCTATAAACGAGCAACAATATTTTGTTCCAGTTTCCCCGAGGAAATGTTGTCGTTTTCCAATTGTATTGAACATCTTTCCCGGCATGGCGAACCTACTCCCTTATGTTGGTGCAAAGATAATACTAAACTGAAGTTGTACACCTGCTAGGAATCTATCTTTGTCCTGTCCTAACACTTATCAGCCCtcgcattatttatttatttattacaccCCAAAGGCACGaaggcattacatggggggtggacAGGCAACTTTGGCAAAATTGAATCAGTAAGCAAACaaagataaaaaaagaagagaaaacgaCAGACAACCATGCTAGAAAGCATTGCACTAACATGACAACTGACATGACAACTAAGATGATTTTAGAAAATGGTGGAGAGCCGTCCGCGAATGAAACAAACTGAATGTTGTTGGAAGTCGTGTACCGCAGTGGCGTGTACTTATTTCTTTCATTGCACCGGATTAATTAATTACCGCGATGGGAGGGCACGGTATCACGTGgtgttttgtattttctttgtAGGACGAAAAACAGTACATTCTCGGAGACACCTTGGTCAGGCATCACTCCCAACCGCTCCGCAACCATCAAGTTGACACCTCGACCCAAGCTTAGAGCAATATTTTAGAAGTTAGCTAATCATTTCCATCTAACTAAATAATTCGGTACAATGAAAAATGCTGACGACTGCATGCGATAGACATCTGTTAACTACATTTGGTTGATTCCATTTGCACTccgtcctttttttctttctctatcacatcacatcacatccatCATTTTTTTCGACCTTGGTGCGTATTTGTTGGGACACTTTGCATACTAACTGCATTTTTGTCATTGTGCACTGACAATACCTGAATTGTAGACTTCATGTGATACCAACGACTTGGATCATTATAGTCACCCACCACCTGATCATTTCATATCACACACTGAGCCCCTAGGGTAGTAAGCCACAAATGAATTTCCCCCATATGAGAATGATTTTTAGTGGAAGGCGTATACAAGACGCACGCCTTTGGGACGCGTTTATGTTGAACGGATATCAAACTCCTCGAACTTGCATGAAGCTGTGCTTTTTAGAATGTAGTATAAGTAGTTTTGCTGTCCTTCAAACATGCAGCTGTCCCTTACCGTGACGTCTCTTCGCTCGCTGTTCATGACAGTTGGATCATCGTAAAGCATCTTCTGAGATTGAATATCCAGCCTAcagagaaaaaaagcaaaaacacattGTCATAAAACAATTCATCAACCAGCAACAGTGTGGCAGTTGAAGCCACGGGGTGGGTGCTCAGATGTCACAGCGAGGTATACGCGATTTGAATAGGCATCAAATTAGATCCATTTAATTCGATAACGATAATTTGTGGATTAAACGTATCGAGCAAGATATCTAATGTATGTACACTTCTGGGTACTACTTTGTGTAGCTACAGCGTATGAGTCACGTATAGAAAAACGACTATATCAGACGTATAAACTCGCACATTGAGGTGCCTGGGTTGAAACCTTGCACTATCTGAGGATGTAATCCATTATCCGCCGAATGCTAGTAGATTTTGATGTAGTACGAATATGCGTACTTTTGCTTCATCTGTGCATTCTATCATTTGCTTCAGAGGACAGTGCCGATCGTGCGCGATCGCGCAGGCGGACATGAAAATGCAGTGCGGATGAAGCGTGTGCGGATGGCAAAGAGGTCATGCGCCCAGGGATCGCCCTGGGGCTCTTCGCTCTCTTTGATCCGTTCCAGTGGCACGTCGCTGAACGTGCCAGCGACATCAGCGTACCAACGTGTAGCGTTCCCAGCGTAGTGATTCGGTGGGGCGTCCAGGTTGTCACGTCCCCGGAAGACATTAAAGGATCAATGAAATGCGCCGCTTCGTGCATCGAGCATCCCACCAGCAACCAGCACGCACAATA is a window encoding:
- the LOC135395354 gene encoding uncharacterized protein LOC135395354 encodes the protein MVRTVLPVQALFGFCCLLAAVNVLQAASKVDCRKYPWFHKCRGISAKRSAAPELDIQSQKMLYDDPTVMNSERRDVTANLLQYLRDHSLYDKVFVPAQLRNQRQLFDEDEDVKDDDHMEPFRR